The region TGTCATCGCCGTACTGGGGTTTGGTGACGCTGTCTACCAATCCCGCCCCCAGCAGCGCCTCCAGGATGTCGAGCAAAAATTGGCGGCGGCCGGCGTTGCTCGCGCTCATGCTGCCGCGCGCTGCTTCAATCGCCGCGGGCACTGCGTCGCGATACTCCTCGGCCGTCAGTCCGTACCGGGCCAGCACCTCGGTATCCGTGACCAAGTTCTGGATGAGGTAGTCCACCCGGCGCACGGCGTCAGGCGTCGGCGCCCCCGCATGGCGACATGGTGCAGCTTCGTCCGGCAGCACTGTCGTTAGCCTCCCCAGATGTCCGGCCCCGTCCACCAGGCCGTTGGGCGATCCTATGGACGGTCTCGTTCCAGGACCATGGACTTTCATGTTGCTGCGGGCCGCTCAGCCCGAGATCCCACAGTCATGATTGCGGCACAGAAGAATACAGTCTGCTGCCGGCTGAGGGCGAGCACCAGGGCCGCCCCGAAAGTTCCTCGGATACTTCTGTCCTGCTCGCAGGAAGTTGACGAGGCCGATGGCCCATGGTCAGCGGCTCGCACGGCAGCGTCAGGACTTCGGGCCTGGTCCTTCAGGGACCGTCCTTCGGGGACCGTCAGTCTTTTCGATTCGGAGAGCTGCGCTGGAGGCAGCGGCGTGTTGAGACGCAGCCGTCATGATCTGTGGTGAGGTCGTTGGCGGACGAGCGCCGACGAGAGTTGCGTGGGATCGGCGTCGGGCGGGCGGCAGCCTAGCCAGGAATCCAGAATTCGCAGCGGTGCCTGGCTCGACGGCGATCGTGGTGATCCCGCCGTCGAAGGTCGAAGAGTGTGGCGGCGTGGCTCGTCCTGGCGACGGGAACTAGCGCGGTGCCCGGAACGGGGGCGCGTCGAATGCGGTGCCGTACCCGGCGATGACGTCAAGATCGCCAGAAGAGCCGAAGTTGATCTCCAACGTGATCAAACAGCGATGGGTCTTCGAGCGAAGTCTGAGCCCGGCTCATCCATCATCGCCAGCTCATTCACGACCATGAAGCCCACGCGACAACTTCGACGGCGTGATCACCATCATCATGATCGACATCCCTGCCAAGCGCCTCATGACTCAGCAGATCAACTCGATAATCGGTACGAACGTCACATAACCGATGAAGCACGTGAACCGGACGTTATCTAAGCCTTTTGTGGTCGACGGGCCATGATCGTGGCGACTGACGCAGAATACGGCGTGCGACCCGCGAGCCCCGATGGCTTGTGGATCAACGTAAGGTTTGTACTGTAAGACCCGTGACCGAGCTAGTGTTGATCCCTTCCGATGCCAGCGCTACCAAGCCCACCGCGGCGGAGTTCTTCGCCGGCATAGGTCTCGTGCGCCTCGGTCTAGAGGACGCCGGCTTTGAGGTCACCTGGTCGAACGACATCGAACCGGCCAAGAAGGAGATGTACGAAGGTCACTTCAGGGACCCGGTTGGCGCGCACACCTACGAGCCCGGCGACATAGCGAACGTCAAGGGCGCTCAGATGCCAGACGACCTAGCCTTGGCCTGGGCGTCATTTCCCTGCACCGACCTATCCCTGGCAGGCGCACGACGCGGCCTCGCTGGCAGCGAATCAGGAACATTTTGGCACTTCGTGCGAGTGCTTGAGCAGATGGGCGACCGACGGCCGTCCGTCGTGGCGTTGGAAAACGTCGTAGGCCTGGCGACCAGCCACGGCGGCGAGGACCTTGCCGCCGCCATCCGCGCCCTAAATGATCTTGACTACTCAGTGGATGTGCTCGCGCTCGATGCCCGTCGCTTCGTGCCGCAGTCACGCCCACGGCTATTCCTCGTTGGCGCGCTTGAGCCCCCAGCCGACGAGCCCGTCCCCAACAGCGAGCTGCGGCCGGACTGGCTGCAAGCGCCGTTCGGCGATCCGAGCTTGCGGACTCACCGCACTTTGCTGCCGGCGCCTCCGCCGCCGATGACCACAGGCTTGACCGAGCTCGCGGACAAGGTGCCGTCCAGCAGCGACCTCTGGTGGGATGAGCAGCGCCAGGCAGCCTTCGTCAGCTCCCTGTCGCCCATTCAGGCCGAGCGGCTGGAATCCCTACGCAAGGGTCGCGGACTCTCCCGTCGAACCGCGTACCGGCGCACCCGCGCCGGGAAGCCGACCTGGGAGATCCGTCCCGATGACATTTCCGGATGCTTGCGCACAGCGCGAGGTGGGTCCTCGAAGCAGGCCGTCGTCGAGGCTGGGCAGGGCAAGGTTCGGGTGCGTTGGATGACGCCGCGGGAGTACGCGAAGCTGATGGGCGCCGCTGACTACCGCCTTGACGGGCTGCGCACGAATCAGGCTCTGTTCGGCTTCGGTGACGCGGTGTGCGTGCCTGTGGTGGCGTGGCTCGGCCGTGAGTATCTGATGCCGCTCGTGCGCGGCGAGCTGCGCTCGGCGGAGTCGCGACGCCTGGCGGTGGTGGGTGCCTAGCGTTCCTCGGCCGGCCCGCAACACGCTGCCGGCTCCGGCGGTCCGCGACTTTCGGGGAATGCTGGACGCGGCGCTCGCCACACGGGACGTGCATGGCCGGCAGTGGTCAGATGCCCGCTGGGGCTGCTACGCGTTCTACGACTACGACGGTGAGCCCATCTACGTTGGCCAGACCAACGAGCGGTTGCGCGTGCGGGTGCGACGGCACCTGACCAACCAGCGCACCGACGCTGTGGCCATGCGCATCCTCGACGTCTTCGAGGTCGCCGAGATGGAACTGTGGCCGCTGTGGGAGTTCGAAGAGGTCGCGGGTAAACGACACCCGGACTACGCGGCAGCCCAGCAGAGGCTCAACGCGGTCGAGTACACCGCTTACTTGAAAGCGATCCGGGAGAGCCGCTTCAAGGCCATCCTCAACGAGAAAATCCCGCCAGTCTCACCGACTGTCGACCTGCCCACATCCGGCCGGTTTCCGCTCATTAGCGACGCCATCCGCCGTGAGAGGGGGCATCCGGATATCCGCATCGCCCGTCGTGCCGAGACGATCTCCCGACTCGCTGCGGTGGCGCATGAGCGGGGTGAGGTCTCCGACGGTCTGCGGCGGGTGCTGGTCATCCAAGGCGTCCGGCTGGCCTACATCGCCGCCGTCCGGCTGGCCTACGCCGAAGGCCGACCTACACCCGACCCCTCTGCCATCGACGTCACCGGTCTCGTCGGCAGTGTGTTGTTCGAGCATGACGACAGCCCTGACCTCTTCGACACGGACGGGTAGCGGACCGAGACGACGGGCGCGCTTGGGCGCGGCGAGCACCGGACGGCTTTCGAGGCGGTTCTGACTAGGGTGAGAGACATGCCAGATCAGTCGTGGGCCTCCAGCCCGGCGACTCGACGCGCCATGCAGGGCAACCGTAGCCGCGACACCAGTCCAGAATTGGCGCTGCGCCGGGCGCTGCACGCCAAGGGCCTTCGCTACCGCGTCTGCGCTCAACCGCTTCCGGACCTGCGCCGCAAGATCGACATCATTTTCCGCCCAGCCCGCGTCGCCGTCGAGGTCTACGGATGCTTTTGGCACGGCTGCCCCCAGCACCACCGACAGCCGACGGCAAACAACAAATACTGGCGCGAGAAGCTCGCCAGAAACATGGACCGCGACCGACGGACTCACCAGGCCCTCGAGGACGCCGGTTGGCTGCTGATCATCGTGTGGGAGCACGACGACCTAGCTGCGGCGGCGGGCCGGATCGCCGAGTCGGTGCGAGGCCGTCGAGGATTCAGTACGCCTGAAGGATGAGAATCAAGGGCAGGGCCTTCTTGCACCAGCTAATACAGGGCGTTAGATGGCTAGGCCGTTGAGCTACGGCTCCCTCGCATGCCCTACTCGGCGTCCAACTCATGTTGCCGGTGCCGATGGTGGCACGGGCGTGCGTCGGCGCATGGTGGCGCTGCTAATTCCGAGCGCTGCGGACGCGTGAGGTGAGCGGTATTCGAGTCCCGGCGTGTTGTCCGCTTGATTTCCGCGACTTCAACTGTGGTGTCGGCTAGATTTCCCGGCATGAGCCTGTTGGACAACGCGGCCGCGGTACTGGATGAGCGGGGCGTGCTTGAGCCGCTTGGCGGGTTGATCCGGCAGGTGTACCGGCGTGCCGCGGACCGGCACGAGCCGGAGCTCGGCGACGATGCGATGAGTTTCGGCACCACCGTGTGGCGCAACTTGACCAACCTGGGCAAGGCAACGTTCGCCGGTGTCGACGGAGTGCGGGTGCGGCTGGAGGACAACTCCCTGGAGGTCCTTTGCGCCGGGTACGTCGTGCGGCTCTACTCACTGCAGGGTGGGATCGAGTCGATCCGGTGGGAGGGTAGCGAGGCCCGGCTGGGCGGGGCGGTGGAGAACAGCCACGACGGCCAGTTGGCTTTCGACGACGACGAGCAGTTCCCGGAGGTCTTCGCCGGTATGGTGCCGCCCAAGCGGCATCTGCGCGTCGCGCACACCGGGGACATCACGACCGGCGAGGCGACGGCGTACCTCGGACTGCCCCGGGACAACCGTGAGGGCGGATCGCCGTGGTTCGAGGTGATGCTGTGGTTCGGCGAGGCGGTGACGGTCGGGACCCCGCTGCCGGTCGTCGGCGATCCGACCGGCGTGCCGGGGCAGCGGCACGATGAGCTGCCGATCCCCGAGCTGCCGATTGAGACGCTGCGGCCCGGCCTCGCCGCCGGCCGTACTTTCGGTGCTTCCGCCGGCCGATCGGCGTGACCGGAGGGATCCGCCCGCCGGTCCCGGCCACCGCGGCCGTCGCGGCGTTTGAGCCGCACGCCCTCGGGTTGGCGCGCCGGTGGCGGCGGATGCGCAAAAACGAGCTGGCTCGGCAGATCGGGGTCACGGCGGCGGCGGTCAGCCAGTACGAGCTGGGGCAGGCCCGTCCCTCGGCGGCGGTGCTGGCCCGGCTGGCGTTGGCGCTGATGATGCCGGTCGAGTTCTTCGCCGCCGGCATTCCGGCTCCCACGTCGCCGGGGCGCGCGCACTTCCGTAGCCTGCGGACCACAAGTCAGGCTGAGCGCGACCAGGCGGAGGCTTTCGGCGAGGTCGCCTGGCGGATGGTCGAGGTGTTGAGCCGGCAGCTGCGGCTGCCCGAACTGCGGCTGCCCCAGCTTGACCTGCCGGAACCGGCGCGTGCCGAGGATATCCGCGCAGCCGCCGCGGCAGGGCGCCGGGAGTTCGGGCTCGACGACGGGCCGGTGCCGCACACGGTACGGCTGCTGGAGGCGCACGGGGTGATCGTGCTGTCGTTGCCGGACGCCTCGGAGCGGGTCGACGCCTTCTCGCACTGGTACGGGCAGCGGCCGTTCGTCTTCCTGAACCCGGGCAAGAATGACAGGGCTCGCTCCCGGATGGACACCGCCCACGAACTGGGTCATCTGTTGCTGCATCACGACGCGGAGCCCGGCAGTCAGATCCTTGAGCGTGAGGCCACGGCCTTCGCTTCCGAGTTCCTCGCCCCCAGTCCGGCGTTGGCCGCGGAACTGCCGGCCCGCCTGGACTTTGACCGGCTGCACGAGTTGAAACGCCGCTGGGGCATCAGCCTGAAGGCGCTCGTGTATCGGGGTCACGACCTGGGCGTATACCGGGACCACACTTACCGGCGGGGCATGACCCTGCTCGCCCAGTGGGGGCATCCCGAACCGGGTGACCTGGGTCCTCGCGAGCAGCCCTCCCTGCTCGGCCGGGCTGTGGCACTCCTCGGGCCGCAGCGGGTAACGATAGATAGTTTGGCAGCGCAGGCCGGCCTTCCGGCAGCCCTGGCTCGTTCAGTGATCGACGCCGCCAGCGAACAGTTGCCCGAACTGCGGCTGGCTACAGGAGACTCCTGATGCAACGGAGGGTGCGTCGGAACTGCTGGGCCGGCCGACGATCGGGATGATCCTTCGAGGTTGCGGCACTCCGCCCCTGGGCGGGGCGGGCACTCCGGTGTCCTGCGGGTGGGGACGGCTGGTTGGTGTGGCTATCCCAGGCCCACTGTTCGTCCACCGACGGCCCGCCAGTTGCGCTGGCGAAAGCGGTGGGTTCCGGGCGGACGTAGCGCAGGCAAGTGATCGGCCCGGCGGGGCCGGCGCAGCATGATCGCGAGAGCTTCCAGGTGCAGGCGGGGGCCGGAGGCAGCTCAGGGCTGCGGAAGTGTCACCCCTCTGCTGTCGCTTCCGGCCGATGCCCGCAGGTCGCGCAGGCGTTGTCCAGCACTCGTCGACGTACGCTCCGGTGTCGTGCGGCCTGACACGCGAGGGCAACTGTGAGCAGCGCCGCGCCGGCGAGAAGAATCAATGATCCAGTGGTGACGACGAGGCCCGCCGGGGTGTGTCCGCCGCCGCTGGTCCCCCAGATCGCCTGGCTGAGCTGATCGGTGCCGAGCAGACCGGCGGGGGTGGTGAGGAGCACCGTCGCCCAGAGTCCGGTGTCATCGGCGCGCAGGGCGCGGCCGAGTCCGACGAGTAGGACCAGGGCGAACAGAAGCCCACCGGCCATCGCCAGAAGTTCCGGGGTCGAGCTGTACGAGACAAACCAATTCCCGCCGTTCTCGGCGGAGCTGAAAGCCGCGGACACGGCTGTTCCGAAGCCGGCCGCGAGGAGCGGCAGGCCTCGTGCGATCCAGCTGGGATGAGAGGGCAGTGCGAGGGTGGCGAGGCCAAGCGCGATGGCGGGGAGTAGCACGGACAGCGGCGGTCGGGGTTGTCCGATGAGAGCGGCCACGAGTGGCAATGCGACGGTCAGCAGGAGGCCGCCGGCCGCCGCGGTTCGTGCCCAAGACCCGGGCAGCGCCGTGGCG is a window of Micromonospora sp. WMMD961 DNA encoding:
- the dcm gene encoding DNA (cytosine-5-)-methyltransferase is translated as MTELVLIPSDASATKPTAAEFFAGIGLVRLGLEDAGFEVTWSNDIEPAKKEMYEGHFRDPVGAHTYEPGDIANVKGAQMPDDLALAWASFPCTDLSLAGARRGLAGSESGTFWHFVRVLEQMGDRRPSVVALENVVGLATSHGGEDLAAAIRALNDLDYSVDVLALDARRFVPQSRPRLFLVGALEPPADEPVPNSELRPDWLQAPFGDPSLRTHRTLLPAPPPPMTTGLTELADKVPSSSDLWWDEQRQAAFVSSLSPIQAERLESLRKGRGLSRRTAYRRTRAGKPTWEIRPDDISGCLRTARGGSSKQAVVEAGQGKVRVRWMTPREYAKLMGAADYRLDGLRTNQALFGFGDAVCVPVVAWLGREYLMPLVRGELRSAESRRLAVVGA
- a CDS encoding GlsB/YeaQ/YmgE family stress response membrane protein, with amino-acid sequence MNQPNPAPEQAGSPLESRYRRLLRAYPGDYQAERGDEIVGTYLDTVGPGRRWPSPHDALDLLGAGLRERLRGYGALGLAAALPLAATAALNTLVAVATFLLLQVELNDPRVTGLDPAGPFQTIGAVIWLGWLVVGLTATALPGSWARTAAAGGLLLTVALPLVAALIGQPRPPLSVLLPAIALGLATLALPSHPSWIARGLPLLAAGFGTAVSAAFSSAENGGNWFVSYSSTPELLAMAGGLLFALVLLVGLGRALRADDTGLWATVLLTTPAGLLGTDQLSQAIWGTSGGGHTPAGLVVTTGSLILLAGAALLTVALACQAARHRSVRRRVLDNACATCGHRPEATAEG
- a CDS encoding GIY-YIG nuclease family protein, which encodes MLDAALATRDVHGRQWSDARWGCYAFYDYDGEPIYVGQTNERLRVRVRRHLTNQRTDAVAMRILDVFEVAEMELWPLWEFEEVAGKRHPDYAAAQQRLNAVEYTAYLKAIRESRFKAILNEKIPPVSPTVDLPTSGRFPLISDAIRRERGHPDIRIARRAETISRLAAVAHERGEVSDGLRRVLVIQGVRLAYIAAVRLAYAEGRPTPDPSAIDVTGLVGSVLFEHDDSPDLFDTDG
- a CDS encoding very short patch repair endonuclease gives rise to the protein MPDQSWASSPATRRAMQGNRSRDTSPELALRRALHAKGLRYRVCAQPLPDLRRKIDIIFRPARVAVEVYGCFWHGCPQHHRQPTANNKYWREKLARNMDRDRRTHQALEDAGWLLIIVWEHDDLAAAAGRIAESVRGRRGFSTPEG
- a CDS encoding XRE family transcriptional regulator — encoded protein: MTGGIRPPVPATAAVAAFEPHALGLARRWRRMRKNELARQIGVTAAAVSQYELGQARPSAAVLARLALALMMPVEFFAAGIPAPTSPGRAHFRSLRTTSQAERDQAEAFGEVAWRMVEVLSRQLRLPELRLPQLDLPEPARAEDIRAAAAAGRREFGLDDGPVPHTVRLLEAHGVIVLSLPDASERVDAFSHWYGQRPFVFLNPGKNDRARSRMDTAHELGHLLLHHDAEPGSQILEREATAFASEFLAPSPALAAELPARLDFDRLHELKRRWGISLKALVYRGHDLGVYRDHTYRRGMTLLAQWGHPEPGDLGPREQPSLLGRAVALLGPQRVTIDSLAAQAGLPAALARSVIDAASEQLPELRLATGDS